ACATGCAGACAGATTATTTAAAAGGTGTTTTACAACCACTAAGCTTTAATGAAATAGTTCCTACAGCAGTATTGGTATTAATAATTATCTTTGTATCGATTGCGGTAGCCATTTACCCAATTTTAAAAATGAAAGTTTCAACAATTTTGAGTAATGAGAAATAGTATTCTACTTATATGCTTTTTGGTTTCATCTGTAATGTCTTTTGGACAAAAAGATGTTACTTGGGATGATTTATCAGATGTAAAATTCACCAATAAGTATTTTCCAAAATATGAAGAGTATTATTTGCATCCTGAGTTTGCTGAATCTATAAAAGCGTTAAACGGAGAGAGAATTACTATAAAAGGATACTTTTTAAGTTTAGACCCTAAAGGACAAATTTACATTCTTTCTAAAGGGCCTATGGCTTCTTGTTATTTTTGTGGAGTTGGCGGTCCAGAAACTGCCATAGAACTTTTGTTTCCTAAAAAACAAAATTATAAGACAGATACTATAGTAAGTGTTACAGGAACTTTATCATTGAATGATTCAGATGTCGATCATTTTAATTATATCCTATCCAACTGCACTGTTACCGTAATAAAATAAATAGTATTATTTTAATTCATAGAAGATAATTATGTTTTCAGAATTTATTATTCCCCAATTAATTCTTCTACTTCAGGTTCTTCTGCTTTCTTAATTCTTTTTCTTTTATTATCCTTATTTACTACGTATTTGTAATTATTATCCTCAACTACAGCAACTCCATCATAAAATCTTCTAACATCTCTGTATATCAATGGTATTACCACTTCGCCTTTTTTATTGATAAATCCCCATTTATCTCCAACATAATGTGCTTTAGAAGATTGAAAATTTCGCTTACCGTAAGCAGCTAAACCATTAAAAAAAGGAGTAATACAACCCACAAACTTAAAATCTATAATGGTTTCATTTTTAGAGTTTATATATCCCCATTTTCCATTCTTTACTACAGGTGCTACTTCTTCTGAAAAAGAATCTGCTTCATCATATTGTAACTCTATTACTATTTCTCCTTTCTTATTTATAAAACCGTATTTACCATTCTTAGCAACATATGCTAACCCTTCATTAAAATACCCTATTTCGTCATAAATAGTAGGACATATTACATCTAAATTCTTATTAAGAAGCCCTATCTTACCTTCTTTTTTTACATAATATATCTTGGCCTTTGTTTTTATATTATGCTCATAAAAAAAACTATGCTTATAACTCATATCATCATATACTGCATCGACAACAAAATTTCCTTTTTTATTAATTAAACCATACTTGTTTTTCACTCGAACTACGGCATATCCATCTTTAAAATCATTTGCATAAGAATATGAAGCTTTAATAATTTCTTTCCCCTTTTTATTTAAAAATCCGTATTTACTATTTACCTTAAAAGAACATATATCAGAATTAAAATTACCATCAATATAGTCATAAACAAACTCTGTTATTCTTTTACCTCTTTTATTAAGTAAAGCATATTTATCATTCTTTTCTACAATAAACAAACTACCCTTATCTATCAAGATTATATTATTGTATAATGGCTTTATTAAAACCTTACCTTTAATATTTACCAAGCCATACTTATCATTTTTTTTAAACATGTATACTTCTGAAGAAAATGTATAACTTAAATCCTCATATTTAGCAGGTAAAACATGTTTACCTTTCATATCTAAAACTCCATGTTTATTATTTAATTTAAAAATAGAATATTCACCTTTAAATCTCTGAGGAAATCCACCTAACTCTTCATATACAGGTTGAATAATAGTATCTAAATTAGCATTAAAATACCCCTTCTTACCATTTAATTCAAAAACATTAATACTATAATTAAGTTGAGAAACAACATAAACTGGGCTTAAAAGTATCCCTATTAAAAGGATATTAAATCTCTTTTTTAACATTATTAAAATATTTTTTTCTAGGTAACTATTTACTTACTAGCAAATAGTTTCACATCATTATCTGAAACTGTTTTTTCACCAAGAATTATTAATCGTTCTACCACATTCCGTAATTCTCTAATGTTTCCAGTCCAGTCATATTCTTGTAATAATTTTATTGCTTTATCCGAAAAATCTTTCTTTGGAGTTCCTTGTTCCTGAGCAATTTTATTCGCGAAGAAATCCACTAATAACGGAATATCATCTCTCCTATCATTTAATGCAGGAACTTTAATAAGTATTACTGCCAATCTATGATATAAATCTTCTCTAAATCTTCCTTCAGCGATTTCCTTTTTTAAATCTTTATTTGTTGCTGCAACTACGCGAACATTTACCTTAATATCTTTATCTGAACCTACTCTCTGAATTTTGTTCTCTTGTAATGCTCTTAATACTTTAGCTTGAGCAGACAAACTCATATCTCCTATTTCATCAAGGAATATTGTTCCTGCATTTGCAGCTTCAAACTTACCTGCTCTATCTTTATTCGCTCCGGTAAAACTACCTTTTACATGACCAAACAATTCACTTTCAATCAACTCAGCTGGAATAGCCGCACAGTTAACCTCAATCATTGGTGCTTTTGCTCTTTCAGACTTTTCATGTAACCAATGCGCTACTAATTCTTTACCTGTTCCATTCGGACCTGTAATTAGCACACGTGCATCTGTAGCAGCAACTTTTTCAATAATATCTTTAATATGAGTAATCGCATCACTTTCACCAATCATTTCATAGTTCTTACTCACCTTCTTTTTTAATCGCTTATTTTCTACGACTAACTCTTTTCTATCAAGTGCATTTCGAACTGTATTTAACAATCGATTTAAATCTGGTGGTTTTGAAATATAATCGAAAGCTCCAAGGCGCATTGTATTTACCGCCGTATCTAAATCTCCATGACCAGAAATCATTACGACTGGAATTTCCGGCTTTAATTTTCTAGCTTTTTCAAGTACCTCTACTCCATCCATCTTCGGCATTTTAATATCACACAACACTAAGTCGTAGTCATTATTTTTTATAGCCTCAATTCCAGCCAATCCATCTTCAGCTTCCTCTACTTGATAGCTATCACTTTCTTCGGAAATAATTTTTTTTAATACTCTACGAATTGCAGATTCGTCTTCTATGATTAATATTTTACTCATCTATATTAAGATTGTTTGATTCTTGATTCATTTATACTAATGATATCATATTTTATGCCATAAGTAAATTTCTAAAATATGTTTCATTAAAATTAGTCTTTATAACTTAAAGAATAAAAATAAGTTTGGGAATTATTATCGTTTGAAACAAATTGAAAGAAGATTTCTCCATCTTTAAGATAATAATCTTTAATGTCGAAATTAGCCAAATCAAACCATACTACTTTATGAGTAACCCTATTGAAGTAATAAAAAATTCCCTCGCCATAATAATTTGATACAACTAAATATTCGTTCTTGTTAATCAATGCCGGAACGTCAGGAAAAGAATAAACTTCCTTCTTGTCTACGTTTACAACAACACTATCCCAAGTTTCATAACCAGATACAAGAAAAAATAAATGATTACTATATTCACTAACCGATTCAACAAATTGGCAATCTCGATCATCCAATTTAGACATATAATTGTAGATTAATATGTCTTTATTTCTACCCTTAATAAGGATGGAATCTTTTGAATAAATGTCAAACATATCAGAGTCGAAACTACCTAAAGTCTTAATTAAGCTCTGCTTTTTAGGAAAGTAGTGATAATCTTTAAATATCTCTTCTATTTTTAAAGTTAGATTTGACCTCTTATCTAGAAAGTCTTTCTCTGAAATAACTTTTAAATATTTTAATACATTATCTGATGTAGATAAAAAGATTGGTTCCTTATCCTGAGCCAGAAGATTTTTCAAACAAAAAACGAATAAAATCAACACCAACTTTTGGACATTATCCTTTCTCATAATTTTTCTAACGTAATTTTTTGAATTATTCCTTTATGACATGAACATCTCTCTGAGGAAAAGGAATAGTAATATTGTTTTCTCGGAATAGTTCATCAATTCTAAAGCGTAAATCGCTTTTAATCATAGCAAGTTGGAAACTATTATAAATACTAAAAACCAACTCAAAATCCAATGAACTATCTCCAAAATTTTCGAATAAGACAAATGGAGCTGGATGCGTTAAGATACTTTTATGTTCTTTAGCAACTTGTAGCAATATTTTTTTCACTAATTGCGTATCGGATCCGTATGCAACACCAACACTAACATAATCTTTAGTAACACTTCCGTTTTGAGTCCAGTTATATAAACTATTCTTCAAATACATATGATTTGGAATAATCAAAACTTTGTTGTCAATAGTAACTGCTCTTGTGGTTCTCAGTTTTATTTCTTCTACTCTTCCAATCTTTTTATCAATCTCAATATAATCTCCAACATGAACACTCTGATCCATAATAATGAAAATTCCTGAAATTATATCTTGGAAAAACGTTTGTAATGCCAAACCAACACCAATCAATAATGCCGTTGACGCCGCAAAAATTGCTGTGATTTGAATTCCTGAACTTTGAAGTGTAATCAGAAAGATAATTATGTAGAGTAACCATTTTCCAAATGAAAAAACGGTATCAAACTTATTTTTATCCTCCTCTTGAAGTTTCTTTTGTATGTATCTTCTAAATAACTTTAACAAAAAAGACACTATTAATATAACCACAAAAAGTATCAGCAAAGATTTCACGCTGATACTTATGTGATCATTATATCTAAAAGAATAATTTAAAATTTTATTTAATTGCTCCATTATCAGTTATAAACTAATACGATTAAGAACTATAACGGATCCATTTCCATAAGTCCTTGTAATTAGCTTTTTTACCATACATTAAAATTCCAACTCTATAAATCTTAGCTGCAATCCATACGGCACTGATAAAAGTAACTATTAAAATTAAAAGAGACAATGCTATTTCCCACCAAGCAACTCCAAATGGAACTCTCATTAACATTACAATTGGCGAAGTAAATGGTATGTAAGAGAAAATTACAGAAATTGGTCCATGAGGATCATTAATTACGGTAAAGAACCCAACATAAACACCTAATATTAATGGTAACATTATTGGCGTCATAAACTGTTGTGTATCTGTTTCATTATCCACAGCAGCACCAATTGCAGCAAACAATGAACTGTATAACATATAACCTCCAAAGAAATAAAAGATGAATAAAATGAACATTTTTAATAATGGAAGTGCTAATACTCCCTGAATTAATCGTTCTATTTTCCCTCCACCTCCGGCGGCTTGCTTCATCGCTTCCATTTGTTCTGGAGAAACTCTTGCAGATTGCATTTCAGTCATATCAATTCCGAAAACTAGAGGTAAGACCATGCTTAAAATAAAAATGATAATTCCCCAAACAAAGAATTGCACCAATCCTGCAGATGCATTTCCAATAATTTTACCCAGCATCAACTGAAATGGTTTTACTGAAGACACAATTACTTCGATAATTCTACTCGTTTTTTCTTCTATAACGCTTCTCATTACTGAAGTTCCGTATATTAAAACGAACATGAATAATAAATATCCAGCTGCTCCACCAGCAATAATACTTGCCACGTTTTTAGCCTTAGACGATTCTTCACCAGAAAAATTAAACATCTTAATATCAGAAGAAATTCTCGCTGCTTTTATTTTTGCTAAATCAATTCCGAACTGAGTAAGTTTTAAGTTTTTTAATCTTCTTTCAATTTTCCCTTCGATCTCTCCCATTACAGATAATCCAGGTGAATCTTTAGAATAAAACTCAATTGATTTTGCTAATAACTCTAAACTGTCTTTTTTAGGAATAATTAAAGCTCCGTAATAATTTCCTTCTTCAACTTTCTTTTTGGTCTCCTCTACTCCTAGTTTAGTATAGTCTTCATAAACTACAGTTTTAGAATCTTTAAAAGTCTCCTTTGTAAAAATTCCTGACTCGTCTACAAAAACAATCTTTTTAATTTTCTCGTCATTCTTTTTCATAAGGAAGTAAACTAATGCTCCCATACCTACCATTAATAACGGACTTAAGAATGTCATAATAATGAATGACTTGTTTTTTACTTTCGCAAGAAACTCACGTTGTATAATTAGTTTTAACTTGTCCATAACTTTATTGGTTTTTATTTACTGCTTGAATAAAAATATCATTAGCACTAGGTACTAATTCTACAAAATGATTTACCTCTCCTTTCTCTGTTAAATATGATAAAAGATCATTCGATGTTTTACCATTTACTAATTTAACTTTCAGTTTTAAACCTTCATTTAACGATTTAAAATCAGCAGGATGTACTTCATAACTCTGTCTTAATTGTTCTTGAATTAAAGCAGGATCATCAGTTTTTAAACCAACCTCAAAGACATTTGTTCTATACTGTCTTTTAATATCTTCAAGTTTACCTTCTAATATTTTGTTAGATTTATGGATTAATGCAATATGATCACACATTTCCTCAACACTTTCCATTCTGTGCGTTGAAAAAATTATTGTTGCTCCCTCATCTCTTAATTGTAAAATTTCCTTGGCAATTAATTGCGCGTTAATAGGATCAAATCCAGAAAATGGTTCATCAAATATCAACAACTTAGGTGTGTGCAAAACTGTTACAACAAATTGTACTTTTTGCGCCATACCTTTAGAAAGTTCTTCAATCTTCTTATTCCACCATGCTCCAATATCAAATTTCTCAAACCAATACTTCAACTTCTTTTTAGCATCGGACTTACTCATACCTTTTAATTGAGCTAAATACAATGCTTGTTCTCCTACCTTCATTGATTTATACAAACCTCTTTCTTCTGGTAAGTAACCAATATTTGCAATATGTTTAGGTGCTAATTTTTCTCCATCTAAAATTACTTCACCACTATCTGGCATTGTAATTTGATTGATAATTCTAATTAATGATGTTTTTCCCGCTCCGTTTGGACCCAATAATCCAAAAACGCTCCCTTTAGGAATGTGCATAGAAACATCATTTAATGCGGTATAATCTCCATAACGTTTTACCACATTATTAATTTCTAATAAGTTATTCATAGGCTAAGTTGATTTTTTAGTTGTAAACAGTCTTGTTTACAAACATACATACTTTTCAAATGATTAGTATAAATAGACTGAAAGATGTTACATAAAGACTCAAAATAAAAATCAGTACGATTTTACAATTATCTAAAAAAATTGCTAATACCTTAAAAATACAAGAGTTATAATCCCATAATCTCAATTTTCTGTATTAATTAATTGTTAATATTTATTATGCATGCATAATTTTTTTTCAATTTACTATGCATGCATAATAAATTTCTGTATATTTGGAATCGCTAATATGGATAAAAGTAAAACAATAGATCATCAATTAAGAGCAACATGGCAAGCTGTCGCTAAAATGTATAATGAGCAAGCCTCAAAACATGATAGTACGATGGCAATGGCATTTGTGTTACTTAATATAGACTTCGAAGAAGGAACTCCTTCTACCGCATTAGGACCTTTAATGGGAATGGAACCAACTAGTCTTTCTAGGATATTAAAATCTATGGAAGACAAAGGATTAATCGTAAGAGTAAAAAATCCTGATGATGGAAGAAG
This genomic window from Tenacibaculum sp. 190524A05c contains:
- a CDS encoding mechanosensitive ion channel family protein, coding for MSFLLKLFRRYIQKKLQEEDKNKFDTVFSFGKWLLYIIIFLITLQSSGIQITAIFAASTALLIGVGLALQTFFQDIISGIFIIMDQSVHVGDYIEIDKKIGRVEEIKLRTTRAVTIDNKVLIIPNHMYLKNSLYNWTQNGSVTKDYVSVGVAYGSDTQLVKKILLQVAKEHKSILTHPAPFVLFENFGDSSLDFELVFSIYNSFQLAMIKSDLRFRIDELFRENNITIPFPQRDVHVIKE
- a CDS encoding sigma-54 dependent transcriptional regulator yields the protein MSKILIIEDESAIRRVLKKIISEESDSYQVEEAEDGLAGIEAIKNNDYDLVLCDIKMPKMDGVEVLEKARKLKPEIPVVMISGHGDLDTAVNTMRLGAFDYISKPPDLNRLLNTVRNALDRKELVVENKRLKKKVSKNYEMIGESDAITHIKDIIEKVAATDARVLITGPNGTGKELVAHWLHEKSERAKAPMIEVNCAAIPAELIESELFGHVKGSFTGANKDRAGKFEAANAGTIFLDEIGDMSLSAQAKVLRALQENKIQRVGSDKDIKVNVRVVAATNKDLKKEIAEGRFREDLYHRLAVILIKVPALNDRRDDIPLLVDFFANKIAQEQGTPKKDFSDKAIKLLQEYDWTGNIRELRNVVERLIILGEKTVSDNDVKLFASK
- a CDS encoding ABC transporter ATP-binding protein, with the translated sequence MNNLLEINNVVKRYGDYTALNDVSMHIPKGSVFGLLGPNGAGKTSLIRIINQITMPDSGEVILDGEKLAPKHIANIGYLPEERGLYKSMKVGEQALYLAQLKGMSKSDAKKKLKYWFEKFDIGAWWNKKIEELSKGMAQKVQFVVTVLHTPKLLIFDEPFSGFDPINAQLIAKEILQLRDEGATIIFSTHRMESVEEMCDHIALIHKSNKILEGKLEDIKRQYRTNVFEVGLKTDDPALIQEQLRQSYEVHPADFKSLNEGLKLKVKLVNGKTSNDLLSYLTEKGEVNHFVELVPSANDIFIQAVNKNQ
- a CDS encoding MarR family winged helix-turn-helix transcriptional regulator, whose amino-acid sequence is MDKSKTIDHQLRATWQAVAKMYNEQASKHDSTMAMAFVLLNIDFEEGTPSTALGPLMGMEPTSLSRILKSMEDKGLIVRVKNPDDGRSVIIKLTEFGKEKREISKGHVFQFNNKIRESLTENEINSFFKVTEIINKLIADKQIYDDMSSKAV
- a CDS encoding ABC transporter permease, which encodes MDKLKLIIQREFLAKVKNKSFIIMTFLSPLLMVGMGALVYFLMKKNDEKIKKIVFVDESGIFTKETFKDSKTVVYEDYTKLGVEETKKKVEEGNYYGALIIPKKDSLELLAKSIEFYSKDSPGLSVMGEIEGKIERRLKNLKLTQFGIDLAKIKAARISSDIKMFNFSGEESSKAKNVASIIAGGAAGYLLFMFVLIYGTSVMRSVIEEKTSRIIEVIVSSVKPFQLMLGKIIGNASAGLVQFFVWGIIIFILSMVLPLVFGIDMTEMQSARVSPEQMEAMKQAAGGGGKIERLIQGVLALPLLKMFILFIFYFFGGYMLYSSLFAAIGAAVDNETDTQQFMTPIMLPLILGVYVGFFTVINDPHGPISVIFSYIPFTSPIVMLMRVPFGVAWWEIALSLLILIVTFISAVWIAAKIYRVGILMYGKKANYKDLWKWIRYSS
- a CDS encoding WG repeat-containing protein, yielding MLKKRFNILLIGILLSPVYVVSQLNYSINVFELNGKKGYFNANLDTIIQPVYEELGGFPQRFKGEYSIFKLNNKHGVLDMKGKHVLPAKYEDLSYTFSSEVYMFKKNDKYGLVNIKGKVLIKPLYNNIILIDKGSLFIVEKNDKYALLNKRGKRITEFVYDYIDGNFNSDICSFKVNSKYGFLNKKGKEIIKASYSYANDFKDGYAVVRVKNKYGLINKKGNFVVDAVYDDMSYKHSFFYEHNIKTKAKIYYVKKEGKIGLLNKNLDVICPTIYDEIGYFNEGLAYVAKNGKYGFINKKGEIVIELQYDEADSFSEEVAPVVKNGKWGYINSKNETIIDFKFVGCITPFFNGLAAYGKRNFQSSKAHYVGDKWGFINKKGEVVIPLIYRDVRRFYDGVAVVEDNNYKYVVNKDNKRKRIKKAEEPEVEELIGE